TCCGGGTTCGATCCACAGCTCGGCCCGGTCCGGGCCGGCCGCGACCTGCAGCGAGCGCGGATGGTCCAGCGGGAAGTACGGATCGCTGTCCCCGTGCACCACCAGCAGCGGAACGCCGCGCTCGGCCAGCCGCGCCGCCGCGTCCACCGGGGGCAGCGGGACCTGCCGCCACTCGTGCGGGTCGATCCGGGTGCGCAGCCCGAGGCGGCCGACCACCCGTCCCAGCGGTTTCATCACCACCCAGTGCAACCGCCGCATCGGCACCGTCCCCCGGTAGTACCAGCGGGCCGGGGCGCTGACGGTGGCGACCGCCGACACGCCCTCGTACAGCGCGGCATGGCGCAGCACGACCGCGCCGCCCAGCGAGAAGCCCAGGGTGGCCACCGAGTCGAAGCCGAGGGTGCGCGCCCAGTCGGCGGCCGCCTCGACATCGAGCACCTCCAGGTCGCCGACGGTGGACAGGCCGCCGGAGCGCCCGTGCCCCCGGAACGAGAAGCTGACGACGCCCGCCTGCCGCGACAGCAGCCGCACCGCGCGGAGCACCGCCGGACGTTCGACGGCGCCGGTGAAGCCGTGCGCGAGGACCACGACCCGCCCGGTCCCCGGCTGCTGCGGCGGGGTGTAGGAGGCGTGCAGGCGCACGCCGTCCGCCGTGGTGAGCAACGCCTCCGCAGGCGCTCCCCACGGCTGCGCGCCCCCCTCTTTCCTGGTCAGACTCTTCGCGCTCGCGTCCATGTGGGCTATTCTCCTTCTCCAAGGGATCCGGGCAGAGTCGCCCCCGGGTCCTTTTGTGCATTCGGACACCCGACATTCAGAAGCCTGAATCGATCGCTCGTTGCAAGGCCGGTGGCGCGCACAGTGCGGTGTGCCCGCCGGGAGTCTCGGAGTTGCCAACCCTCCGTCGCCCGGAAAGGGGACTACCCGGGTATGAGTTCTCTGCTGCTGCTGACCAACGCCCTCCAGCCCTCCGCCGAAGTCCTCCCCGCGCTCGGCCTGCTGCTGCACAGCGTGCGCGTGGCGCCCGCTGAGGGCTCCGCCCTGGTGGACACCCCCAGCGCCGACGTGATCCTGGTCGACGGCCGACGGGACCTGCCCCACATCCGCAGCCTGTGCCAGCTGCTCCGCTCCACCGGCCCCGGTGCGCCGGTGCTGCTGGTGGTGACCGAGGGCGGCCTGGCCGCCGTCACCGCCGACTGGGGCATCGACGACGTCCTGCTCGACACCGCCGGTCCGGCCGAGGTCGAGGCCCGGCTGCGGCTGGCCATGGGCCGGGCGCAGGTCGTCCAGGACGACAGTCCGATGGAGATCCGCAACGGCGACCTCTCGGTCGACGAGGCGACCTACAGCGCCAAGCTCAAGGGCCGGGTCCTGGACCTGACCTTCAAGGAGTTCGAGCTGATCAAGTACCTCGCGCAGCACCCGGGCCGGGTCTTCACCCGGGCCCAGCTGCTGCAGGAGGTCTGGGGCTACGACTACTTCGGCGGCACCCGCACCGTGGACGTCCATGTGCGGCGGCTGCGGGCCAAGCTCGGCCCCGAACACGAACAGCTGATCGGGACGGTGCGCAACGTCGGCTACCGCTTCGTGGTCCCGGAGAAGGCGGACAAGACCGCCCAGGCGCTGGGCGGCCACGACACCGCGCCGGACCCGGCCGGGGTCGACCTGGAGGTCTGAGCCCCGGGAGGGGCCGGGGGCGGCCCGGCTCCACCCGGGCGTCCGCCGCCGGGACGCGTAGGATGCCAGCGTGCCCAAGGTGACGCGCGACGATGTGGCCAGGCTGGCGGGGACGTCCACCGCGGTCGTCAGCTATGTCATCAACAACGGCCCCCGACCGGTCGCCCCGGCGACCCGCGAGCGGGTGCTGGCGGCCATAGCCGAGCTCGGCTACCGCCCGAACAGCGTCGCCCAGGCGATGGCGAGCCGGCGCACCAATCTGATCGGCATGGTCGTCCCGGACGCCCGCCAGCCGTTCTTCGCGGAGCTGTCGCACGCGGTGGAGCGGGTCGCGTCCGAGCGCGGCAAGATCGTGCTGCTGGGCAACTCCGACTACACCGCCGAGCGCGAGATCCACTACGTCCGGGCGTTCCTGGGGATGCGCGTCGCCGGGCTGATCCTGATCAGCCAGGGCCCCTCGCTGCAGACGGCCGCCGAGTTCGCGGCCCACGACGACGCCCGGGTGGTGCTGCTGCACCGCCGACCGGCCAGCTCCGAGGACGTGGCCGTGGTCACCGACGACGTCGGCGGCGCCGAGCTGGCCGTGGCGCACCTGCTGGGGCACGGCCACCCGTACGTCGCCTGCTTCGGCGGTCCGGTCGCCGCACCCGCCCCCGGCGACCCGGTGGTCGACCACACCGAGGGCTGGCGCCGGGCCATGGCCGCCGCCGGGGTCGACACCGAGGCCAAGGGCCGTCTGATCGACGCCCCCTTCGACCGCTACGGCGCCTACCGGGTCGCAGTGGACCTGCTCGACTCGCCGGACCGGCCCCCGGCGATCTTCTGCTCCACCGACGACCAGGCCATCGGGGTGCTGCGGGCGGCCCGCGAGGTCGGCCTGCGGGTGCCGGAGGACCTGGCCGTGGCCGGCTTCGACGACCTGCCCGAGGCCGGGTTCAGCGACCCGCCGCTGACCACCGTCGCCTCCGACCGGGACGCCATGGCGCGGGCCGCCGTGGACCTGGTGCTGGACGACTCGTTGCTGGTGCCCGGATCGGACACGCCCCGGGTCCGCCGGTTCCCCAGCCGACTGGTCGTCCGCCGCTCCTGCGGGTGCGGCGAATCCCCCCGGAGCCGCTCATGAACAGGCCCTCATCCGGACGGAAAAATCTTTCGTCGCCTTATGAGCTGGCTCTCAGCGAGCTCTCATCTTCCGGGCGGAACTTGGTGCCATGACCGACACGCACCCGAATCCTGCCAGCGCCCCCGAGCCGGGAGCGTCCCCCTACGAGTCGGAGGGCGCCTGGGCCACCGGCGGCTCCGAGCAGACCGCGCCGCTGCCGACGACGCCGGCGCCCACCGCCCAGCTGCCCGCCGTGGAGCCGGCCGGCGCCGTCCCGGCCGCGCCGCCGGTGCCGCCGTACCAGCCGACCGCGCACCAGCCGGCGCCGTACACCTCGGGCGCGCCGATCGACGGCACCGTCCTCCCCGGCTTCGCCCCGCCGCCCGCGCCGTACCAGGCCCAGCCCTACCAGGGGCAGGCGGCCTACCCGGCGCAGGCGGCCTACCCGAACCAGCCGGCCTACCCGGCCGCTCCGGCCGGGGCGGTCTACAGCGCCGACTTCTCCGCCGAGTCCGGCCAGGCCGGATACGGCGGCGAGGGCTTCGGCGGCGGTGGCTTCGGCGGCGGTGGCGAGGGCACCGACGGCACCGCCGGGTCCGGCGCGGAGGGCGACGGCGAGGGCACCCCGGCCAAGCGCAGCTGGAAGCGTCGCCCGCTGATGCTGGTCGCCGCCGTGGCCCTGATCTCCGCGCTGGCCGGCGGGGTGGCCGGCGGCTACATCAGCACCAGCACCCAGAAGACCGGGAACTACAGCACCTCCGCCGTGGTCACCTCGGACTCGAAGAACACCAACACCGTCGCCGCGATCGCCGCCGCCGTCTCGCCCGCCACCGTGCAGATCACCGTGGACACCGCGAACAGCGAGGACATCGGCACCGGCATCGTGCTGACCTCCACCGGTCAGATCCTGACCAACTACCACGTGATCTCCTCGGCGGCCGGCAACAGCCAGGCCACCATCAAGATCACCTTCAGCAACGGCAAGACCACCAGCGCGAGCATCGTCGGCACCGACGCCGGCTCCGACATCGCCGTCATCAAGGCCGCGAACGTCAGCGGCCTCCCGGTCGCCTCGCTCGGCGACTCCAGCCAGGTCGCGATCGGCGACTCCGTGGTCGCGATCGGCAACCCGGACGGCCTCACCGGCACCGTCACCGCCGGCATCGTCAGCGCCCTGAACCGCAAGGTCACCGTGGACGTCAGCGAGGCCACCACCCAGAGCAACGGCGGCTTCGGCTTCCCCAGCTGGTCCGGCCAGCAGGGCTACGGCGGCTCCAACAACGGCTCTGGCTCCAGCAGCCAGACCGCGACCTACAACGCCATCCAGACCGACGCCTCGCTGAACCCCGGCAACTCCGGCGGCCCGCTGCTCAACAGCTCCGGCCAGGTCATCGGGATCAACGCGTCGATGTACAACGCCTCCTCCAGCTCCGGCTCGCAGAGCTCCAGCGGCCAGGCCGGCAGCGTCGGCCTCGGCTTCGCGATCCCGATCAACA
The Streptacidiphilus albus JL83 genome window above contains:
- a CDS encoding alpha/beta hydrolase, giving the protein MDASAKSLTRKEGGAQPWGAPAEALLTTADGVRLHASYTPPQQPGTGRVVVLAHGFTGAVERPAVLRAVRLLSRQAGVVSFSFRGHGRSGGLSTVGDLEVLDVEAAADWARTLGFDSVATLGFSLGGAVVLRHAALYEGVSAVATVSAPARWYYRGTVPMRRLHWVVMKPLGRVVGRLGLRTRIDPHEWRQVPLPPVDAAARLAERGVPLLVVHGDSDPYFPLDHPRSLQVAAGPDRAELWIEPGFGHAENAADDALIERVGDWLTSAR
- a CDS encoding response regulator transcription factor; translated protein: MSSLLLLTNALQPSAEVLPALGLLLHSVRVAPAEGSALVDTPSADVILVDGRRDLPHIRSLCQLLRSTGPGAPVLLVVTEGGLAAVTADWGIDDVLLDTAGPAEVEARLRLAMGRAQVVQDDSPMEIRNGDLSVDEATYSAKLKGRVLDLTFKEFELIKYLAQHPGRVFTRAQLLQEVWGYDYFGGTRTVDVHVRRLRAKLGPEHEQLIGTVRNVGYRFVVPEKADKTAQALGGHDTAPDPAGVDLEV
- a CDS encoding LacI family DNA-binding transcriptional regulator is translated as MPKVTRDDVARLAGTSTAVVSYVINNGPRPVAPATRERVLAAIAELGYRPNSVAQAMASRRTNLIGMVVPDARQPFFAELSHAVERVASERGKIVLLGNSDYTAEREIHYVRAFLGMRVAGLILISQGPSLQTAAEFAAHDDARVVLLHRRPASSEDVAVVTDDVGGAELAVAHLLGHGHPYVACFGGPVAAPAPGDPVVDHTEGWRRAMAAAGVDTEAKGRLIDAPFDRYGAYRVAVDLLDSPDRPPAIFCSTDDQAIGVLRAAREVGLRVPEDLAVAGFDDLPEAGFSDPPLTTVASDRDAMARAAVDLVLDDSLLVPGSDTPRVRRFPSRLVVRRSCGCGESPRSRS
- a CDS encoding S1C family serine protease, whose product is MTDTHPNPASAPEPGASPYESEGAWATGGSEQTAPLPTTPAPTAQLPAVEPAGAVPAAPPVPPYQPTAHQPAPYTSGAPIDGTVLPGFAPPPAPYQAQPYQGQAAYPAQAAYPNQPAYPAAPAGAVYSADFSAESGQAGYGGEGFGGGGFGGGGEGTDGTAGSGAEGDGEGTPAKRSWKRRPLMLVAAVALISALAGGVAGGYISTSTQKTGNYSTSAVVTSDSKNTNTVAAIAAAVSPATVQITVDTANSEDIGTGIVLTSTGQILTNYHVISSAAGNSQATIKITFSNGKTTSASIVGTDAGSDIAVIKAANVSGLPVASLGDSSQVAIGDSVVAIGNPDGLTGTVTAGIVSALNRKVTVDVSEATTQSNGGFGFPSWSGQQGYGGSNNGSGSSSQTATYNAIQTDASLNPGNSGGPLLNSSGQVIGINASMYNASSSSGSQSSSGQAGSVGLGFAIPINTVKAVLGQLQNGQSITS